The segment GTGCGAGTCGGTGCCCAGGCACACGTCGGGGAACGCCCAGCCGTCCTCGGCCATCACGACCCGGGCCAGATACTCGATGTTGACCTGGTGCATGATCCCGGTGCCCGGCGGCACGACCGCGAAGTCGCGCAGGTTCTGCTGCCCCCACCGCAGGAACCGGTACCGCTCCGCGTTGCGCCCGTACTCGATCTCGACGTTGCGGTCGCGGGCGTCGGGGCGGCCGAACACGTCGGCGATCACCGAGTGGTCGATCACCAGCTCGGACGGGATCAGCGGGTTCACCTGGTCCGGGTCACCGCCGAGCCCGCCGATAGCGTCGCGCATCGCGGCGAGGTCGACGAGCGTGGGCACGCCGTTGGTGTCGTGCAGGAAGGCCCGCGACGGGTGAAGGTCGACGGCTGTCTCCGGGACCGGTGTGCCGTCCCAGCCGAGCAGCGCCTGCACCTGGTCGTCGTGACCGTGCCGGAGCAGGTTCTCCAGCAGGATGCGCAGGCTGTAGGGCAGGTTCGCCGGTGCCAGCTCGTCGATGCGGTGGATGCGATGACTGTCGTCGCCGACCCGCAAGGTGGCAGCGGTGTTGAAGGAGTTCATGGCCGCTCCGAAAGGTCGACGGGTGTCGCGTAGAGGTTCGTCTTGGTCTGCACGCACCGGTCGACGACCTTCAGCCATTCGGCGTAGTGCGGCGCCGCCCGATGCGCCTGGAAGAAGGCCTGCTCGTCGCGGTAGATCTCGTGCAGCAGGAACCGGTTCGGCTCGTCGTTGACCCGGTGCACGTCGAAGCGCAGGCAACCGGGCTCGTCGCGCAGTGCGGCCCGCGCGTTGGCGGCGATGCCGTCCAGGAACTCCGGCAGCCGGTCGGGCCGTACGTCGAGAGTGACGATCACGGTGAACATCAGTCGAACGCCACCCCGCACGAGTCCGCGAGGGCGCGGAGATCTTCCAGGGTCTTCGGGGCCAGGTTCACGCCGTTGCGCCGGTTCTCGATCTCGCCCGGGTAGAAGATCTCGTCGGCGTTGCGGGCCAGTGGCACTCGCTTGGTGACGTCGATCAGGTCGTCGAGGCGCTGCCCGAAAGCGTTCGGGTCGAGGAACGTCCCGATGCGCAGCGCGATGGCCAGGTGCCCACAACCGCTGCGCTGGTCCGGCACGTACGGGCCGACCACGTCCGTGGCGTACGAGCTGCCGGTCAGCACTCCGGAGAGCACGTCCATCATGAACGAGATGGCGTACCCCTTGTGCCCGGCCATCGGGGCCAGCACGCCGTCGATGGCCGCTTGCGGGTCGGTGGTCGCCACGCCGTCGGCGTCGACCGCCCAGTCCGGCGGGATCGGTTCGCCGCGTTCCCGGGCGGCGTAGATCTTGCCGCGGGCCACGCTGGTATTAGCGATGTCCAGCACGACGTGCCCGTCCGGGCGGGGCGCGGCGATCGACCACGGGTTCGCGCCGACGCTCTTCTCGCGGCCCCCGGTCGGCGCCATCGCCGGGCTGCCGTTGGTGGTCAGGATCCCGATGCAGCCGGCGTCGGCCATGATCCGCGTCCAGTAGGCGGCGGTGCCGAAGTGGTTGCTGTTGCGGACCGCCACAGCCGCCACCCCGTGGACAGCGGCCCGGGCGATCGCCTCCCGGCAGGCGTGATGCGTGATCACCTGGCCGATGCCGTCGTCGCCGTCGATGACGGCGGTGGCACCGCCGTCCGTGACGGTGCGCGGCCGGGTGACCGCCCGCATCGCCCCGGACCGGATCCGGGCGACGTACCAGGGCAGGCGCAGCATCCCGTGCGACGGGTGACCCCAGATGTCGGCGGTGACCAGGCTGTCGCTGACGAGCCGGGCGTCGGCCTCAGGAACGCCGACCGACCGCAGGATCCGCGATCCCAGCTCGATCAGGTCGGTCATCGGACCTCCCGGAGGGCGCTGACCTGCTCGGTGGTCAGCGGCCGGGTCTTGCGGCCGTCGAGCAGCAGGAACAGCCGGGCTGTCTCCTCCAGCTCCTCGATCGCGTCGGCGGCCGCCGCCAGGTCGGCCCCGGCCACCACCGGGCCATGGTTGGCCAGCAGGAACGCGTGGTGATCGCGGGCCACGTTCTCGGCGATGTCTTTCAGTGTGGCGTCGCCGGGAGCGTGGTAGGGCAGCAGCGGCAGCCGACCGACGCGCATCACGTAGTAGGCGGTCAGCGGTGGCAGCACGTCGGTGGTGTCGAGCCCGTCGAGGCAGGAGACGGCGACCGAGTAGGTGCTGTGCAGGTGGATGACGGCGCCGGCGGCGGGCCGGGATCGGTAGACCGCGGCGT is part of the Actinoplanes sp. NBC_00393 genome and harbors:
- a CDS encoding putative quinol monooxygenase, which translates into the protein MFTVIVTLDVRPDRLPEFLDGIAANARAALRDEPGCLRFDVHRVNDEPNRFLLHEIYRDEQAFFQAHRAAPHYAEWLKVVDRCVQTKTNLYATPVDLSERP
- a CDS encoding Ldh family oxidoreductase; protein product: MTDLIELGSRILRSVGVPEADARLVSDSLVTADIWGHPSHGMLRLPWYVARIRSGAMRAVTRPRTVTDGGATAVIDGDDGIGQVITHHACREAIARAAVHGVAAVAVRNSNHFGTAAYWTRIMADAGCIGILTTNGSPAMAPTGGREKSVGANPWSIAAPRPDGHVVLDIANTSVARGKIYAARERGEPIPPDWAVDADGVATTDPQAAIDGVLAPMAGHKGYAISFMMDVLSGVLTGSSYATDVVGPYVPDQRSGCGHLAIALRIGTFLDPNAFGQRLDDLIDVTKRVPLARNADEIFYPGEIENRRNGVNLAPKTLEDLRALADSCGVAFD
- the otnC gene encoding 3-oxo-tetronate 4-phosphate decarboxylase, giving the protein MSDTRQQIADLGASLFARRLTFGRTGNISVRDGEHILLTPTGASLGNLDPQALSVIDVNGDHVDGPRPSKEGFLHAAVYRSRPAAGAVIHLHSTYSVAVSCLDGLDTTDVLPPLTAYYVMRVGRLPLLPYHAPGDATLKDIAENVARDHHAFLLANHGPVVAGADLAAAADAIEELEETARLFLLLDGRKTRPLTTEQVSALREVR